A genomic region of Xyrauchen texanus isolate HMW12.3.18 chromosome 29, RBS_HiC_50CHRs, whole genome shotgun sequence contains the following coding sequences:
- the LOC127623333 gene encoding WASH complex subunit 1 isoform X1 produces MVRMTQKRYLEGQVYSVPLIQPDLRREEAVHQITDALQYLETISTDIFSRVSQSVEKNRAHLQTVTDRIKLAQARVQKIKGSKKATKVFSSAKYPAPEKLQDYSSIFMGAVDPASQKRPRFKVQSKLRPLDDKALQEKLMYLPVCVNTKKRSEDETEEGLGSLPRNVNSVSSLLLFNTTENLYKKYVFLDPLAGAVTKTHNTLETEKENKPFDAPLSITKREQLERQTAENYFYVPDLGQVPEIDVPSYLPDLPGIADDLMYSADLGPGFGPSVPSSASIPELPSFGTEHDESTGSYSHFTLEAPPPPPPPPPPEPTHVSAPPLGASLAPPPPPPPIAPDRTDDTSHASPTGIVKDAPDAPTEVIQPSDGRASLLESIRNAGGIGKAKLRNVKERKMEKKKQKEQEQVGAAVSGGDLMSDLFNKLAMRRKGISGKGPGGGDSSEAPASSGGAFARMSDVIPPLPAPLQPTADEDDWEA; encoded by the exons ATGGTCAG GATGACGCAGAAACGTTACCTGGAAGGACAGGTGTATTCTGTACCACTGATCCAGCCTGACTTGAGGAGAGAAGAGGCTGTGCATCAGATCACTGATGCTTTACAATACCTGGAGACTATATCAACAGACATCTTTAGCAG GGTGTCTCAGAGTGTGGAGAAAAACCGTGCACACCTTCAGACCGTCACAGACCGGATCAAACTGGCTCAGGCCAGAGTCCAGAAGATCAAAGGAAGCAAGAAAGCCACAAAG gtATTCTCCAGTGCCAAATACCCCGCTCCAGAAAAACTGCAGGATTATTCTTCCATCTTTATGGGTGCAGTTGATCCTGCCTCCCAAAAGCGGCCTCGCTTTAAAGTTCAGAGCAAACTCCGCCCACTGGATGACAAGGCCCTACAG GAGAAGTTGATGTATTTGCCAGTATGCGTGAACACCAAGAAGCGCTCCGAGGATGAGACCGAAGAGGGTTTAGGAAGTCTGCCGAGAAACGTCAACTCAGTCAGCTCCTTATTGCTGTTCAACACAACAGAGAACCT ATATAAGAAATATGTGTTTCTTGACCCATTGGCGGGAGCTGTGACTAAAACGCACAACACATTAGAGACGGAAAAGGAAAACAAACCATTTGATGCACCGCTGTCAATCACCAAGAGAGAGCAGCTTGAAAGACAG ACTGCAGAGAATTATTTCTATGTGCCAGACCTGGGGCAAGTGCCAGAGATTGATGTGCCATCTTACCTGCCTGACCTACCTGGCATCGCCGATGACCTCATGTACAGTGCTGACCTCGGCCCAGGGTTCGGGCCATCCGTTCCTTCCAGTGCCAGCATTCCCGAACTTCCCTCATTTGGCACAGAGCATGATGAATCCACTGGATCAT ACTCTCACTTTACACTcgaggctcctcctcctcctcctccccctccccCACCAGAGCCCACTCATGTATCAGCCCCGCCCCTTGGAGCATCTCTAGCCCCGCCCCCTCCACCTCCACCTATTGCACCAGACAGAACTGATGACACAAGTCATGCCTCACCCACAG GTATTGTGAAAGATGCCCCAGACGCCCCAACTGAAGTAATACAACCCTCGGACGGGCGAGCCAGCCTGCTGGAGTCGATTCGGAATGCCGGCGGCATCGGCAAAGCGAAACTTCGGAACGTGAAAGAGCGAAAGATGGAAAAGAAGAAACAGAAAGAGCAAGAGCAAG TTGGTGCAGCGGTCAGTGGAGGCGACCTCATGTCTGACCTGTTTAATAAGTTGGCCATGCGCAGGAAAG GTATCTCTGGCAAGGGTCCAGGGGGCGGAGACTCTTCAGAAGCACCTGCCAGCTCCGGCGGAGCATTCGCCAGGATGTCAGATGTGATCCCGCCCCTTCCAGCACCACTGCAACCCACCGCTGATGAAGATGATTGGGAGGCGTAA
- the LOC127623333 gene encoding WASH complex subunit 1 isoform X2 has protein sequence MTQKRYLEGQVYSVPLIQPDLRREEAVHQITDALQYLETISTDIFSRVSQSVEKNRAHLQTVTDRIKLAQARVQKIKGSKKATKVFSSAKYPAPEKLQDYSSIFMGAVDPASQKRPRFKVQSKLRPLDDKALQEKLMYLPVCVNTKKRSEDETEEGLGSLPRNVNSVSSLLLFNTTENLYKKYVFLDPLAGAVTKTHNTLETEKENKPFDAPLSITKREQLERQTAENYFYVPDLGQVPEIDVPSYLPDLPGIADDLMYSADLGPGFGPSVPSSASIPELPSFGTEHDESTGSYSHFTLEAPPPPPPPPPPEPTHVSAPPLGASLAPPPPPPPIAPDRTDDTSHASPTGIVKDAPDAPTEVIQPSDGRASLLESIRNAGGIGKAKLRNVKERKMEKKKQKEQEQVGAAVSGGDLMSDLFNKLAMRRKGISGKGPGGGDSSEAPASSGGAFARMSDVIPPLPAPLQPTADEDDWEA, from the exons ATGACGCAGAAACGTTACCTGGAAGGACAGGTGTATTCTGTACCACTGATCCAGCCTGACTTGAGGAGAGAAGAGGCTGTGCATCAGATCACTGATGCTTTACAATACCTGGAGACTATATCAACAGACATCTTTAGCAG GGTGTCTCAGAGTGTGGAGAAAAACCGTGCACACCTTCAGACCGTCACAGACCGGATCAAACTGGCTCAGGCCAGAGTCCAGAAGATCAAAGGAAGCAAGAAAGCCACAAAG gtATTCTCCAGTGCCAAATACCCCGCTCCAGAAAAACTGCAGGATTATTCTTCCATCTTTATGGGTGCAGTTGATCCTGCCTCCCAAAAGCGGCCTCGCTTTAAAGTTCAGAGCAAACTCCGCCCACTGGATGACAAGGCCCTACAG GAGAAGTTGATGTATTTGCCAGTATGCGTGAACACCAAGAAGCGCTCCGAGGATGAGACCGAAGAGGGTTTAGGAAGTCTGCCGAGAAACGTCAACTCAGTCAGCTCCTTATTGCTGTTCAACACAACAGAGAACCT ATATAAGAAATATGTGTTTCTTGACCCATTGGCGGGAGCTGTGACTAAAACGCACAACACATTAGAGACGGAAAAGGAAAACAAACCATTTGATGCACCGCTGTCAATCACCAAGAGAGAGCAGCTTGAAAGACAG ACTGCAGAGAATTATTTCTATGTGCCAGACCTGGGGCAAGTGCCAGAGATTGATGTGCCATCTTACCTGCCTGACCTACCTGGCATCGCCGATGACCTCATGTACAGTGCTGACCTCGGCCCAGGGTTCGGGCCATCCGTTCCTTCCAGTGCCAGCATTCCCGAACTTCCCTCATTTGGCACAGAGCATGATGAATCCACTGGATCAT ACTCTCACTTTACACTcgaggctcctcctcctcctcctccccctccccCACCAGAGCCCACTCATGTATCAGCCCCGCCCCTTGGAGCATCTCTAGCCCCGCCCCCTCCACCTCCACCTATTGCACCAGACAGAACTGATGACACAAGTCATGCCTCACCCACAG GTATTGTGAAAGATGCCCCAGACGCCCCAACTGAAGTAATACAACCCTCGGACGGGCGAGCCAGCCTGCTGGAGTCGATTCGGAATGCCGGCGGCATCGGCAAAGCGAAACTTCGGAACGTGAAAGAGCGAAAGATGGAAAAGAAGAAACAGAAAGAGCAAGAGCAAG TTGGTGCAGCGGTCAGTGGAGGCGACCTCATGTCTGACCTGTTTAATAAGTTGGCCATGCGCAGGAAAG GTATCTCTGGCAAGGGTCCAGGGGGCGGAGACTCTTCAGAAGCACCTGCCAGCTCCGGCGGAGCATTCGCCAGGATGTCAGATGTGATCCCGCCCCTTCCAGCACCACTGCAACCCACCGCTGATGAAGATGATTGGGAGGCGTAA